AGCTGCTGCAGGGCAAGTCTCTGGAGGAAAGCCTGGAGGCTCTGCTGCACGATATCGACGGCACCTATACTTTCCTAGTGGCAACTCCGGATAAGGTGGCGCTGGTGCGAGACAAGTTTGCCGCCAAGCCAGCAGTGATCTATGAGGCGGCAGATAAGGTTGCGATCGCATCTGAGTACCGCTCCCTGCTGCAGCTCAGCAACTTCGACCCCAATGCGCTGATCCGAGAGCCCGATGCTGGGGAGATCAACATTTGGCCAGTCACCACTCCGGCCCAAACGGCTGCTGTACTCTCTGTCATAGGAAGTTAATGGGATGACCGAATCGCTAATTTTGTCCCCCCCTACACTTGACTGCACCGGTTTAACCACCCGCGAGATCAACCAGCAGCTGAAAAAGCTGGCGGCTGCCGGGGCCGATACTGTAGACCTGTTGAACCCCCAGGGTCGCCACAATCTGGCCGTTGCGATCGAAGCGCCTTTAAAGGTTCGCATTCGGGGCCCTGTGGGCTACTACTGCGGCGGCTTGTCTGAGGGAGTAGACATTGAGGTAGATGGGCCCTGCGGCTGGTCTGTGGGCGAAAATTTGATGGCAGGGCGCATTCTGGTCAAGGGCAATGCGTCAGCCTGTGCCGCTGCCTCAGCCCACGGCGGCACCGTCTGCATCCTGGGCAGTGCCGGACCCCGGGCCGGCATTTCGCTCAAAGGCGGCACCCTAATTGTGCAGGGCAACGTCGGCCACAGCAGTGCCTTTATGATGCAGGCAGGCACCTTTATCATCTGCGGCGATGCCGGTCACAGTCTGGGCGACTCTCTGTACGATGGCACAATCTATGTCGGCGGCGAAATTGCCTCCCTGGGCGCAGATGCTCAGCTAGCCCCCATGACCGACGAAGACAACGCTTTGCTGGAGCAGCAGCTCAGCCCCTACGGCCTAGCTACCCAGGACTATGCCTTTAAAAAGATCGTGTGCGCCAAGCAGCTCTATCACTTCAAAGCCCAAGACTTCTCTAAGTTCAAAGACGCCTACTAACTCGCACCCTCCACGATTATGGACGACCCCATTCTTCATACCAGCAGCACGTTTAATCCTCAAGTGATTGCCGCTATTCAAGAACGCGCCGAGCTGGGCCGCTACATGATTCGAGGCTTCGGCGCTTTTCGCAACGTGCCGCGCTTAGATGACTTGGTGTTTCTTACAGCTTCCATGACCCGGCTGCCCCTAGAAGGGTATCGGGAGAAATGCGACACCCGCACGGTTTTGGGCACCCGCTTTGCCAAGCGCCCGATGGAGCTGGAGATTCCGATCACCGTCGCTGGGATGAGCTTTGGGGCGCTCTCCAAAAATGCCAAGGTGGCGCTCGGACAGGCCGCTACTTGGCTGGGTACCTCCACCACCACCGGCGACGGTGGCATGCTGCCTGCTGAACGAGATGCGTCGGCCAAGCTGGTCTATCAGTGTCTGCCCTCTCGCTACGGCTTTAACCCCAAGGATCTTAAAAAAGCTGATGCGATTGAGATCGTCATCGGCCAAGGGGCCAAACCGGGCGGCGGCGGTCTGCTGATGGGGCAAAAGGTCAACGCAGTGGTCGCCGGTATGCGGACGCTGCCAGAGGGTGTGGATCAGCGATCGCCCTCGCGCCACCCCGACTGGATTGGCCCCGACGACCTGCGGATCAAAATCGAAGAACTGCGGGAAGCTACTGACTGGGAGATCCCGATCTACATCAAGATGGGCGCGACTCGGGTCAAAGATGATGTGAAGCTGGCTGTCAAAGCCGGGGCCGATGTGATCGTGCTAGACGGCATGGAGGGCGGTACTGCTGCCACTCAGAGCATCTTTCAGGAACACTCCGGCATTCCCACCCTGCCCGCCTTAGTGCAGGCGGTTGAGGCCCTCAAAGAAATCGGCGTCTATGGAGAAGTGCAGCTAGTCATTTCGGGCGGCATTCGCTCTGGCCCCGACGTGGCCAAAGCTCTGGCTCTGGGTGCGGATGCGGTGAGCATTGGCACCTCAGCTCTAATTGCAATGGGCTGCAACAAGCCGGTTTATATTGAAGACTACCAGGCTCTAGGCACCGAGCCCTACCACTGCCACCACTGCCACACGGGCCGCTGCCCCGTTGGTATCACTACCCAAGACGAAGACCTGATGGCGCGGTTGCCCATAGAGGAAGCCTCAACTCACGTAGCTAACTACCTGCAGTCGATGGTGATGGAGGCCCAAAGCTTGGCCCGTTCTTGCGGCAAGTCCAGTGTCCATAACCTGGAGCGAGAAGACCTAGTGGCTCTAACGCTGGAGGCTTCGGCAATGGCTAAGCTGCCGCTGGCGGGAACGGATTTCATCCTGGGGCAGTCTTAGCCGTTTCACGGTAGGATCGGCAAGGTGTTAAGAACTGTTGAGTCATGGCTGATAGTCCAGAGAACCAAAGCGATCGCCCCAAGAAGGTCATTGACCGCCCCATTAAGGTGAAAGACAAAAAAGAGGGTGGCCAGGAGAAGCCGGTTAGCCAGGGTGGCCGGGAGAGGTCAAGTGGCCAGGGTGGCCGGGGACGGGAGCGAGATGATCGCGATCGCAAACCTTCTGTGCCTCCTGCCCTCATGCGCGGCCCCAAGCCGACCAAGGCTAAGCCAGTAGAAGAACCTCCTGTCGAGGAAGTCTCTGCAGAAGAAGCTCCCGTAGAAGAAGCTGCAGCTGAAACAGAAACGCCTGAAGCAGCTGCAGAGCCTACCTCAACGGTAGAAGATCCTGCTCCTGAAGCCTCGGCCTAGGTATTGGGCAAAATCCCACAGATTTAGCCAAGATGACCCGTTCCTCAGCTGTTGGAAACTTCAAACATGGCTGGGGAATCTGCAATTGTCTGCATGGCTAAATTTGTGTCTTAGCTGCATTAGTCGCCGCGAGTGAACATCTACAAAGATTGCTTTGCTTTGCTGGCAATGACTGATGCAGAGTTGTTTTGCTGTATTTGCAATAACGGTCATCAATTTCTTGTTTGTCGCAGAAAAACTCCTGGGCTCTCCTCAAATAAACATTCCGGGACTATAAGCGCTGATTTTGAAAGATAGCGAGCAGGCCGCTGAGCAGGAATAATTTTTCTAACAGCTCAGAAATCTTGTGATGTTCAAGCTGACGTTTGAGAGAGCGTTTTGCGAGTTTGCCGTAGCTGACCTTGCTAAAATCTCAGTCCTGCGGCAACCCGATCCCATTATTTTTTGTCTAATCTGGTAGAGCACCTTTGGGTGGTCTTCTTTTAGCCCGTCTTGTTTAACCATAG
This DNA window, taken from Pseudanabaena sp. FACHB-2040, encodes the following:
- a CDS encoding protein glxC, which codes for MTESLILSPPTLDCTGLTTREINQQLKKLAAAGADTVDLLNPQGRHNLAVAIEAPLKVRIRGPVGYYCGGLSEGVDIEVDGPCGWSVGENLMAGRILVKGNASACAAASAHGGTVCILGSAGPRAGISLKGGTLIVQGNVGHSSAFMMQAGTFIICGDAGHSLGDSLYDGTIYVGGEIASLGADAQLAPMTDEDNALLEQQLSPYGLATQDYAFKKIVCAKQLYHFKAQDFSKFKDAY
- a CDS encoding FMN-binding glutamate synthase family protein; this encodes MDDPILHTSSTFNPQVIAAIQERAELGRYMIRGFGAFRNVPRLDDLVFLTASMTRLPLEGYREKCDTRTVLGTRFAKRPMELEIPITVAGMSFGALSKNAKVALGQAATWLGTSTTTGDGGMLPAERDASAKLVYQCLPSRYGFNPKDLKKADAIEIVIGQGAKPGGGGLLMGQKVNAVVAGMRTLPEGVDQRSPSRHPDWIGPDDLRIKIEELREATDWEIPIYIKMGATRVKDDVKLAVKAGADVIVLDGMEGGTAATQSIFQEHSGIPTLPALVQAVEALKEIGVYGEVQLVISGGIRSGPDVAKALALGADAVSIGTSALIAMGCNKPVYIEDYQALGTEPYHCHHCHTGRCPVGITTQDEDLMARLPIEEASTHVANYLQSMVMEAQSLARSCGKSSVHNLEREDLVALTLEASAMAKLPLAGTDFILGQS